A genomic window from Pyxidicoccus trucidator includes:
- a CDS encoding aminotransferase class I/II-fold pyridoxal phosphate-dependent enzyme — MKLATALVHAGVRRDPTTGAVAVPIYQSATYQHPALGQSTGYDYSRTKNPTRSALEDALAQLEGGSRGLAFSSGMAALHCALQLFGPEDHLILTEDLYGGTYRLVDRILHVPYTFVDTTRPEAVRAALRPNTRAILVESPTNPLMKTADLPAIARIAHEAGALLIVDNTFLTPWLQRPLELGADLVVHSATKYLAGHNDVVAGALVVKDTALAERLTYLQNGIGAILGPQDSYFVIRGLKTLALRMEKHQANAREVSEWLSTHPLVDQVFYPGVGGMLSFTVTDAALVPGVLASVQLCLFAESLGGVETLITYPTTQTHADIPVARREQLGISDRLLRLSVGIEDCHDIVADLAQAFEGARRAYPLRDALAAHGS, encoded by the coding sequence ATGAAACTCGCCACCGCGCTCGTCCATGCGGGCGTGCGCCGGGACCCCACTACGGGCGCGGTCGCCGTCCCCATCTACCAGTCCGCCACCTACCAGCACCCCGCGCTCGGCCAGTCCACCGGCTATGACTACTCGCGCACGAAGAACCCCACCCGCTCCGCGCTGGAGGACGCACTGGCGCAATTGGAGGGAGGCAGTCGGGGCCTCGCCTTCAGCTCCGGCATGGCGGCGCTGCACTGTGCGCTCCAGCTCTTCGGGCCGGAGGACCACCTCATCCTCACGGAGGACCTCTACGGCGGCACGTACCGGCTGGTGGATCGCATCCTCCACGTCCCCTACACCTTCGTGGACACCACGCGCCCGGAGGCGGTGCGGGCCGCGCTTCGTCCCAACACCCGCGCCATCCTGGTGGAGTCCCCCACCAACCCGCTGATGAAGACGGCGGACCTCCCGGCCATTGCACGCATCGCGCACGAGGCCGGGGCGCTGCTCATCGTCGACAACACCTTCCTCACGCCGTGGCTGCAGCGGCCTCTGGAGCTGGGCGCGGACCTCGTCGTGCACAGCGCGACGAAGTACCTCGCCGGGCACAACGACGTGGTGGCGGGCGCGCTGGTGGTGAAGGACACGGCGCTGGCGGAGCGCCTCACGTACCTCCAGAACGGCATCGGCGCGATTCTGGGTCCGCAGGATTCGTACTTCGTGATTCGCGGCCTGAAGACGCTGGCCCTGCGCATGGAGAAGCACCAGGCCAACGCGCGCGAGGTGTCGGAGTGGCTGAGCACACACCCGCTTGTGGACCAGGTCTTCTATCCGGGCGTGGGCGGCATGCTGTCCTTCACCGTCACCGACGCGGCCCTGGTGCCCGGGGTGCTCGCCTCCGTCCAACTGTGCCTCTTCGCCGAGTCGCTCGGCGGCGTCGAGACGCTCATCACCTATCCGACGACCCAGACCCACGCCGACATCCCCGTCGCGCGCCGGGAGCAACTGGGTATCTCCGACCGACTGCTACGCCTCTCCGTGGGAATCGAGGACTGTCATGACATCGTTGCCGACCTTGCCCAGGCGTTCGAAGGAGCCCGCCGTGCGTACCCGCTTCGCGACGCGCTTGCTGCACACGGGTCATGA
- the thrA gene encoding bifunctional aspartate kinase/homoserine dehydrogenase I — MSSAPFQVMKFGGSSVGSPRRLRQVVELIGKHAKQGPLAVVVSAMGDTTDWLIEAADLATKGELEGALTGVARIAHLAKTNAAALHPEQSTALAARVDTLLAPLHQLLQGISLTRECSAPSRDRVLSFGELVSATLLAELLTAAGTEATFRDARQLLVTDDRFGAARVDVPRTRERLQGAVGAWRGSVPVLPGFIAATPDGRTTTLGRNGSDYTAALVAQGIGATEVTVWTDVLGLHTADPDLVSDAYPVAHLTHGEGLELAAVGVRMLHPRTMIPLIEAGISLRIRNTMQPEHPGTLIDAIGSRDGQRPTCIATREDLALLGIEVRKLSDQFQLGERVLAALREAQVTVWLSAQSANGQSLAVVVPRPDVARAQSALEGELSQELARNEVEPLAIRQPVTLLTLVAEAMGHGVNVAGRFFSTLGAVGVNVRASAQGASSRSISCVVDAAETAIAVRTTHAAFNLAHQQVSLFLLGRGTVGGQLLAQLRAQQTLLKDRHGIALRVVGLADSRRALFDPAGLPLEGLEERLARVEPTDTEARTLAPLLDELRRLPVPILVDCTAASGIESLYTAAFQRGIHVVGANKKPLALPWNDREALLAEARRHHVAYHYETTVASSLPVIDTLANLVRTGDTVRLITASLSGSLGFICNELTAGVPLSVAVRTARERGFTEPDPREDLSGTDVARKALILARELGLSLSLSDVALEPFVPAEPQAGTSVDAFLQGLKSLDTAYGDRVTRCRHAGTVLRYLARIDPSKVGTSSPVIRVGPVAVEAGQPAADLRGSESFVSFTTTRHSDFPLTVRGAGAGGAVTASGVLADILRISQTLRGR; from the coding sequence ATGAGCAGCGCTCCCTTCCAGGTGATGAAGTTTGGCGGTTCCTCCGTGGGCTCTCCCCGGCGGCTCCGGCAGGTCGTCGAGCTGATTGGAAAGCACGCGAAGCAGGGCCCTCTGGCCGTCGTGGTCTCCGCGATGGGTGACACCACCGACTGGCTGATTGAAGCGGCGGACCTCGCCACGAAGGGCGAGCTGGAGGGCGCGCTCACGGGAGTGGCGCGCATCGCCCACCTCGCCAAGACGAACGCCGCCGCGCTGCACCCGGAGCAGTCCACTGCGCTCGCGGCGCGGGTGGACACGCTGCTCGCGCCGCTGCACCAGCTCCTCCAGGGCATCTCCCTCACCCGCGAGTGCTCGGCGCCGTCGAGAGACAGGGTGCTCTCCTTCGGTGAGCTGGTCTCCGCCACGCTCCTCGCGGAGCTGCTGACGGCGGCGGGCACCGAGGCCACCTTCCGCGACGCACGGCAACTGCTGGTGACGGATGACCGGTTCGGCGCGGCGCGGGTGGACGTGCCTCGGACGCGCGAGCGACTCCAGGGGGCGGTGGGGGCGTGGCGGGGCTCGGTGCCCGTCCTCCCCGGCTTCATCGCCGCGACGCCGGACGGGCGCACCACGACGCTGGGCCGCAATGGCTCCGACTACACGGCGGCGCTGGTGGCCCAGGGCATTGGCGCGACGGAAGTCACGGTGTGGACGGACGTGCTGGGCCTGCACACGGCCGACCCGGACCTGGTGAGCGACGCGTACCCCGTCGCGCACCTCACGCATGGAGAGGGACTGGAGCTGGCGGCGGTCGGCGTCCGCATGCTGCACCCGAGGACGATGATTCCGCTCATCGAGGCGGGCATCTCCCTGCGCATCCGCAACACGATGCAGCCGGAGCACCCGGGCACGCTCATCGACGCCATCGGCTCTCGCGACGGCCAGCGCCCCACGTGTATCGCCACGCGTGAGGACCTCGCCCTGCTGGGCATCGAGGTGCGCAAGCTGTCCGACCAGTTCCAGCTCGGCGAGCGCGTGCTGGCGGCGCTGCGCGAGGCGCAGGTGACGGTGTGGCTGTCGGCGCAGTCGGCGAATGGCCAGTCCCTCGCCGTCGTCGTCCCGCGCCCGGACGTGGCCCGCGCGCAGTCGGCGCTGGAGGGCGAGCTGTCCCAGGAGCTGGCGCGCAACGAGGTGGAGCCCCTCGCCATCCGCCAGCCGGTGACACTGTTAACGCTGGTGGCCGAGGCGATGGGCCATGGCGTCAACGTGGCCGGGCGCTTCTTCAGCACGCTGGGAGCGGTGGGCGTCAACGTGCGAGCCAGCGCCCAGGGCGCCAGCTCGCGCTCCATCTCCTGCGTCGTCGACGCGGCCGAGACGGCCATCGCGGTGCGCACCACGCACGCGGCCTTCAATCTGGCCCACCAGCAGGTGAGCCTGTTCCTCCTGGGCCGGGGCACCGTGGGCGGGCAGCTCCTGGCGCAGCTCCGCGCGCAGCAGACGCTGCTCAAGGACCGGCACGGGATTGCCCTGCGCGTCGTCGGCCTCGCGGACAGCCGCCGGGCCCTGTTCGACCCGGCGGGCCTGCCGCTCGAAGGGCTGGAGGAGCGGCTCGCACGCGTGGAGCCCACGGACACGGAGGCACGCACGCTGGCGCCACTGCTGGACGAACTGCGGCGGCTGCCGGTGCCCATCCTCGTGGACTGCACGGCCGCGAGCGGCATCGAGTCCCTCTACACGGCCGCGTTCCAGCGTGGCATCCACGTGGTGGGGGCCAACAAGAAGCCGCTGGCGCTGCCCTGGAATGACCGCGAGGCGCTCCTGGCCGAGGCCCGGCGCCACCACGTGGCGTACCACTACGAGACGACGGTGGCGTCCAGCCTGCCGGTCATCGACACGCTCGCGAACCTCGTCCGCACGGGCGACACGGTGCGCCTCATCACCGCGTCGCTGTCCGGCAGCCTGGGCTTCATCTGCAACGAGCTGACGGCCGGCGTGCCCTTGTCGGTGGCGGTCCGCACGGCGCGCGAGCGGGGCTTCACGGAGCCAGACCCGCGCGAGGACCTGAGCGGCACGGACGTCGCGCGCAAGGCGCTCATCCTCGCCCGGGAGCTTGGCCTGTCGCTCTCCCTGTCCGACGTGGCGCTGGAGCCGTTCGTCCCCGCCGAGCCCCAGGCCGGCACCTCCGTGGACGCGTTCCTCCAGGGGCTGAAGTCACTGGACACGGCCTACGGAGACCGCGTCACACGCTGCCGCCACGCCGGCACGGTGCTGCGCTACCTGGCGCGCATCGACCCGTCGAAGGTCGGCACCAGCTCACCCGTCATCCGCGTGGGGCCCGTCGCCGTGGAGGCGGGCCAGCCCGCGGCGGACCTGCGTGGCTCCGAGTCCTTCGTGTCCTTCACCACCACGCGCCACAGCGACTTCCCGCTCACCGTCCGGGGCGCGGGCGCCGGAGGCGCGGTGACGGCCTCGGGCGTGCTGGCCGACATCCTCCGCATCTCCCAGACGCTGCGCGGCCGCTGA
- a CDS encoding TolC family protein, whose amino-acid sequence MLAVSAALSLMLAAAPAEVWTLERVVSDAVERSPEVAAARAEEVSAEGVRSADGRWLRDNPQLEVEAASDVLTGDQGELRVEMMLSQTVEVAGQRGLRVERADASLDAARARRRAAVLEAAAGAVGAAVELERREARARLAEEALSLSRELEAATERRFAAGDVSELDRNGATLERARAEARAALARAESDAARAALNRRLGRPAAAPLSVSVLVEAPSSPLLNERPELQAARAEEVAAKAEVELLRRERFPDPTLGVGYERERRPESHGAISDLHTEHLLVARLSVPLPLWERNQRELAEARARRSAREAERVAREREVEAESAVARSAFEAARAAHTALNTARPSVERNLELVRRAYEAGELGLDALLLARDRAFAARAETVDAAAELARARTALLRAEGRLPTGGVPQ is encoded by the coding sequence ATGCTCGCCGTGTCCGCCGCCCTGTCGCTCATGCTGGCCGCCGCTCCCGCGGAGGTCTGGACGTTGGAGCGCGTGGTGTCCGACGCGGTGGAGCGCAGCCCCGAGGTGGCGGCGGCGCGGGCGGAGGAGGTCTCGGCGGAGGGCGTGCGCTCGGCGGACGGGCGGTGGCTTCGGGACAATCCGCAGCTGGAGGTGGAGGCCGCCAGCGACGTGCTCACCGGAGACCAGGGTGAGCTGCGCGTGGAGATGATGCTGAGTCAGACGGTGGAGGTGGCGGGGCAGCGCGGCCTGCGCGTGGAACGGGCAGACGCCTCGCTGGACGCGGCTCGGGCACGGAGGCGCGCGGCGGTGCTGGAGGCGGCGGCGGGGGCGGTGGGCGCGGCGGTGGAGCTGGAGCGGCGCGAGGCGCGGGCGCGGCTCGCCGAGGAGGCGCTGAGCCTGTCCCGGGAGCTGGAGGCGGCGACGGAGCGTCGCTTCGCGGCGGGAGACGTGTCGGAGCTGGACCGTAACGGCGCGACGCTGGAGCGAGCGCGTGCGGAAGCCCGGGCGGCGTTGGCGCGGGCGGAGTCGGATGCGGCACGCGCGGCGCTGAACCGCAGACTGGGTCGTCCGGCGGCGGCTCCGCTGAGCGTGTCTGTGCTGGTAGAGGCTCCGTCGTCACCTCTCCTGAACGAGCGTCCCGAGCTTCAGGCGGCGCGGGCGGAGGAGGTCGCGGCGAAGGCGGAGGTGGAGCTGCTGCGGCGCGAGCGCTTCCCGGACCCGACGCTGGGCGTGGGCTACGAGCGTGAGCGGCGCCCCGAGTCGCACGGCGCCATCTCCGACCTGCACACCGAGCACCTGCTGGTGGCGCGGTTGTCGGTGCCGCTGCCCTTGTGGGAGCGCAACCAGCGAGAGCTGGCGGAGGCTCGAGCGCGGCGCTCGGCGCGGGAGGCGGAGCGGGTGGCACGGGAGCGCGAGGTGGAGGCGGAGTCCGCCGTGGCCCGAAGCGCGTTCGAAGCCGCGCGAGCGGCGCACACGGCGCTGAACACGGCCCGGCCTTCGGTCGAGCGCAACCTGGAGCTGGTTCGCCGCGCCTACGAGGCGGGAGAGCTGGGCCTGGACGCCCTGCTGCTCGCGCGGGACAGGGCCTTCGCCGCGAGAGCGGAGACCGTGGACGCGGCGGCGGAGCTGGCCCGCGCGCGCACCGCGCTGCTGCGTGCGGAAGGTCGGCTGCCCACGGGAGGGGTGCCGCAATGA
- a CDS encoding cupredoxin domain-containing protein, producing the protein MGKRIIAAVMALGLVAACSKKDAPAEAQAPRAATPSKPHDEAAPHSHGGGAPHAHAEAAPHAHISPHGGLVEATPRGHMELVAARGGTYRVYLLDEDLQVRPVDGASGTVKVAKGGYPEVKLTPSGDHLAGQGPEHSDDHLTMVVTVVRDGKPEVARFSAHLEAHGHGPEGASPTQMQAHDHTPLHGGIVAMSGDTHLEVLSLKSGEVRVWVTDAFRQPLPLTGKKGTLEAVGASAPLLPGTTGEFLTGKLPPADGEREVTVRLPMPDEPEYFIGFMLTPVDAAKAPPPAGAEVKAGAAQEVTITVQGGYQPSEVTLKQGVPARLRFVRKDSGGCGDELLIPDFGVKRPLPGLSETVVDFVPDKAGTFPFSCGMQMMKGTLVVR; encoded by the coding sequence ATGGGGAAGCGAATCATCGCGGCGGTGATGGCCCTTGGGCTGGTGGCCGCGTGCAGCAAGAAGGATGCACCCGCTGAGGCACAGGCTCCGAGGGCCGCCACTCCGTCAAAGCCGCACGACGAGGCAGCGCCGCACTCGCACGGTGGCGGGGCGCCCCATGCTCACGCCGAGGCAGCGCCTCATGCCCACATCTCGCCGCATGGCGGCCTGGTGGAAGCCACACCGCGCGGACACATGGAGTTGGTGGCGGCACGGGGAGGCACGTATCGCGTCTACCTGCTGGACGAGGACCTCCAGGTGCGTCCAGTGGATGGCGCCAGCGGCACGGTGAAGGTGGCGAAGGGCGGCTACCCGGAAGTGAAGCTGACGCCCTCGGGCGACCATCTGGCGGGCCAGGGGCCGGAGCACTCGGACGACCATCTGACGATGGTGGTGACGGTGGTGCGGGACGGGAAGCCGGAGGTGGCGCGCTTCTCCGCGCACCTGGAGGCGCACGGGCACGGGCCGGAGGGCGCTTCTCCCACGCAGATGCAGGCGCACGACCACACGCCCCTGCACGGCGGCATCGTCGCGATGAGCGGGGACACGCACCTGGAGGTGCTGTCGCTGAAGTCCGGCGAGGTGCGCGTCTGGGTGACGGATGCCTTCCGCCAACCGCTGCCACTGACGGGGAAGAAGGGCACGCTGGAGGCAGTCGGTGCTTCCGCGCCGCTGCTCCCGGGGACGACGGGGGAGTTCCTCACCGGGAAGCTGCCTCCCGCTGACGGTGAGCGCGAGGTGACGGTGCGCCTGCCCATGCCGGATGAGCCGGAGTACTTCATCGGCTTCATGCTGACGCCCGTGGATGCGGCGAAGGCTCCTCCACCCGCCGGAGCGGAGGTGAAGGCGGGGGCGGCGCAGGAGGTGACCATCACCGTGCAGGGCGGCTACCAGCCGAGCGAGGTGACGCTGAAGCAGGGCGTGCCGGCGCGGCTGCGCTTCGTGCGCAAGGACTCGGGCGGGTGTGGGGACGAGCTGCTCATCCCCGACTTCGGCGTGAAGCGACCGCTGCCCGGCTTGTCGGAGACGGTGGTGGACTTCGTTCCGGACAAGGCAGGGACGTTCCCCTTCTCCTGCGGCATGCAGATGATGAAGGGCACGCTGGTGGTGCGATGA
- a CDS encoding efflux RND transporter permease subunit produces MIDRVILLALRHRLFVVLAAVALLLYGGWAVTSLPVDVFPDLNRPTVTVMTEAGGLSPEEVETLVTTPIETAMNGAPGVQRVRSSSGVGLSIVYVEFDWGTDIYLDRQLVSERLQVARERLPRDVTPHLAPVSSIMGEILLLGVQSEGERTSQLELRSLADWTLRQRLLTIPGIAQVTVLGGGVKQFQVKVDPEKLLAFGLTFEDVERAAGLSQGNTTGGFVDKGGREYLVRNLARSASVEDLAGTVVAVRDGVPVRLSQVAEVVVGPAVKRGDGGMNGRSAVILAVQKQPGASTLELTGKVDAALKELRATLPEDVRVETLFRQADFIRSAIGNVSEALRDGALLVVVVLFLFLVNLRTTAITLTAIPLSLVITALVMKAFDLSINTLTLGGLAVAIGELVDDAIVDVENVYRRLKENRAKPQPESTLRVIFKASSEVRGSIVFATLIVVLVFVPLFALGGIEGRLFAPLGVAYIVSILASLLVSLTVTPALCAYLLPKGRFLEHGDSALVRWLKARAQRVLEVALAHPRPVMTGAAVLVLGAAAVVPFLGRSFLPPFNEGTATVTLVAPPGTSLEESNRFGLLAERLIAGVPEVKTVGRRTGRAEQDEHAEGVHYSELDVDFKEEDGRAREVVLGDIRERLTQLPGMSVSVGQPISHRLDHLLSGIRAQVAVKLFGQDLDVLRGKAEEIRSVMAGVPGIVDLQVEQQTLIPQLQVRLKREEAARLGVQPGAMAEQLEKAFNGIVVGQVLEGQRTFDVLVRYDERSRVDAEAFRRALVDTPSGARVPVAAVAEVVESQGPNVIHHDHLQRRIVVMANVAGRDLGGAVEQVRERVASQVSLPPGAFITYEGQFESQQSATRLIALLSLLSLAGMFLVLYAHFRSVRLVLQVMLNIPLALVGSVTAVVLTGQSLSVATLVGFITLCGIASRNTIMLISHYLHLVEVEGEVFSKDLVLRGSLERLVPVLMTALTAGLALVPLALASGAPGKEILHPVATVILGGLISSTLLDLLVTPAVFFRFGRPALERYLARKAAARAEEDTALPEAAPPAERLAGSL; encoded by the coding sequence GTGATTGACCGCGTCATCCTCCTCGCGCTGAGGCACCGGCTGTTCGTCGTGCTGGCGGCGGTGGCGCTGCTGCTCTACGGCGGCTGGGCCGTCACGAGCCTGCCGGTGGACGTGTTCCCCGACCTCAACCGTCCCACCGTGACGGTGATGACGGAGGCGGGTGGCCTGTCCCCGGAGGAGGTGGAGACGCTCGTCACCACGCCGATTGAGACGGCGATGAACGGGGCGCCGGGTGTGCAACGCGTGCGCTCGTCGTCGGGCGTGGGTCTGTCCATCGTCTACGTGGAGTTCGACTGGGGCACGGACATCTACCTGGACCGGCAGCTCGTGTCGGAGCGGCTCCAGGTGGCGCGCGAGCGGCTGCCTCGCGACGTGACGCCGCACCTGGCGCCGGTGTCCTCCATCATGGGCGAAATCCTGCTGCTCGGCGTGCAGAGCGAGGGCGAGCGCACGTCGCAGCTGGAGCTGCGCTCGCTCGCGGACTGGACGCTCCGCCAGCGCCTGCTGACGATTCCGGGCATCGCCCAGGTGACGGTGCTGGGCGGCGGGGTGAAGCAGTTCCAGGTGAAGGTGGACCCGGAGAAGCTGCTCGCCTTCGGACTCACCTTCGAGGACGTGGAGCGCGCTGCGGGCCTGTCGCAGGGCAACACCACCGGCGGCTTCGTGGACAAGGGCGGCCGCGAGTACCTGGTCCGCAACCTCGCGCGCAGCGCGTCCGTGGAAGACCTGGCCGGCACGGTGGTGGCGGTGCGGGACGGCGTGCCCGTGCGCCTGTCGCAGGTGGCCGAGGTGGTGGTGGGGCCGGCGGTGAAGCGGGGCGACGGCGGAATGAACGGTCGTTCCGCGGTCATCCTCGCGGTGCAGAAGCAGCCCGGGGCCAGCACGCTGGAGCTCACCGGCAAGGTGGATGCCGCGCTGAAGGAGCTGCGGGCCACGCTGCCCGAGGACGTGCGGGTGGAGACGCTCTTCCGGCAGGCGGACTTCATCCGCTCGGCCATCGGCAACGTGAGCGAGGCCCTGCGCGACGGTGCGCTGCTGGTGGTGGTGGTGCTCTTCCTCTTCCTCGTCAACCTGCGCACCACGGCGATTACCCTCACCGCGATTCCCCTCTCCCTGGTCATCACCGCGCTGGTGATGAAGGCGTTCGACCTGTCCATCAACACGCTGACGCTGGGCGGCCTGGCCGTGGCCATCGGCGAGCTGGTGGACGACGCGATTGTCGACGTGGAGAACGTGTACCGGCGGCTCAAGGAGAACCGGGCGAAGCCCCAGCCGGAGTCCACGCTGCGCGTCATCTTCAAGGCGTCGTCGGAGGTGCGCGGCTCCATCGTCTTCGCCACGCTCATCGTGGTGCTGGTGTTCGTCCCGCTGTTCGCACTGGGCGGAATCGAGGGACGGCTCTTCGCCCCGCTGGGCGTGGCGTACATCGTGTCCATCCTCGCGTCGCTGCTGGTGTCGCTCACGGTGACTCCGGCGTTGTGCGCGTACCTGCTGCCGAAGGGGCGCTTCCTGGAGCATGGGGACAGCGCGCTGGTGCGCTGGCTGAAGGCGCGGGCGCAGCGGGTGCTTGAGGTCGCGCTGGCGCATCCCCGTCCGGTGATGACGGGCGCGGCGGTGCTGGTGCTCGGGGCGGCGGCGGTGGTGCCCTTCCTGGGTCGCTCCTTCCTTCCCCCCTTCAACGAGGGCACCGCCACGGTGACTCTGGTGGCGCCACCGGGCACGTCGCTGGAGGAGTCCAACCGCTTCGGGCTGCTGGCCGAGCGCCTCATCGCGGGCGTGCCCGAGGTGAAGACGGTGGGCCGGCGCACCGGCCGCGCCGAGCAGGACGAGCACGCGGAGGGCGTCCACTACTCGGAGCTGGACGTGGACTTCAAGGAAGAGGACGGGCGCGCGCGGGAGGTGGTGCTCGGAGACATTCGCGAGCGGCTCACGCAGCTTCCGGGCATGTCCGTGTCCGTGGGGCAGCCCATCTCCCACCGGCTGGACCACCTGCTGTCGGGCATCCGCGCGCAGGTGGCGGTGAAGCTGTTCGGGCAGGACCTGGACGTGCTGCGCGGCAAGGCGGAAGAGATACGGTCCGTCATGGCGGGCGTGCCGGGCATCGTGGACCTGCAGGTGGAGCAGCAGACGCTGATTCCGCAGCTCCAGGTGCGGCTCAAGCGCGAGGAGGCGGCGCGGCTGGGCGTGCAGCCCGGCGCCATGGCGGAGCAACTGGAGAAGGCGTTCAACGGCATCGTGGTGGGGCAGGTGCTGGAGGGCCAGCGCACCTTCGACGTGCTGGTGCGGTACGACGAGCGCTCACGCGTGGACGCGGAGGCGTTCCGGCGGGCGCTGGTGGACACGCCCTCGGGAGCACGGGTCCCGGTGGCAGCCGTGGCGGAAGTGGTGGAGTCACAGGGGCCCAACGTCATCCACCATGACCACCTGCAGCGGCGCATCGTGGTGATGGCGAACGTGGCGGGGAGGGACCTCGGCGGCGCGGTGGAGCAGGTCCGCGAGCGCGTGGCCTCGCAGGTGTCGCTGCCGCCCGGTGCCTTCATCACCTATGAGGGCCAGTTCGAGAGCCAGCAGTCCGCCACGCGGCTCATCGCCCTGCTGTCCCTGCTGTCGCTGGCGGGCATGTTCCTGGTGCTGTACGCGCACTTCCGCTCGGTGCGGCTGGTGCTCCAGGTGATGCTCAACATCCCCCTGGCGCTGGTGGGCAGCGTGACAGCGGTGGTGCTCACCGGGCAGTCGCTGTCGGTGGCCACGCTGGTGGGCTTCATCACCCTGTGTGGCATCGCCAGCCGCAACACCATCATGCTCATCTCCCACTACCTGCACCTGGTGGAGGTGGAGGGCGAGGTGTTCAGCAAGGACCTGGTGCTCCGTGGTTCGCTGGAGCGGCTGGTTCCGGTGCTGATGACGGCGCTGACGGCGGGGCTGGCGCTGGTGCCGCTGGCGCTCGCGTCGGGGGCGCCCGGTAAGGAGATTCTGCACCCGGTGGCGACGGTCATCCTCGGGGGGCTCATCAGCTCCACCCTGTTGGACCTGCTCGTCACGCCGGCCGTGTTCTTCCGCTTCGGGCGTCCAGCCCTGGAGCGCTACCTGGCGCGCAAGGCGGCGGCGCGCGCCGAAGAGGACACCGCTCTCCCGGAGGCAGCACCTCCGGCGGAGCGGCTCGCGGGCTCGCTGTGA
- a CDS encoding efflux RND transporter periplasmic adaptor subunit: MAFTVPKETQFLLEVRTQRAAVRPLESRLVAPGKVVPRTDRYAQVSAPVPGRVLASGASVPLVGQRVKRGEVLALVQQSLSTSEATGLSTGYIQAEAEVSRAQAALEQARRDLTRLESLQGVVAEKEVQQSRLSASTAEQELGRAKAARDVLSGARQGQGTARFPLVAPIDGVLVEARATVGEQVDPARPLFAVLDASVVWVEARVYEGDVARVEGASGALVGTPAYAGQHFAARLYHVGQLVDESSRSVRVLFEADNRDGRLRPGMFVDVAIGEGGRRDALAVPAAAVVEEEGRAFVFVHTAPEAFELRPVGLGGRDGEWREVRQGLKTGERVVVGGVAALRMARGGGR; the protein is encoded by the coding sequence GTGGCCTTCACCGTGCCCAAGGAGACGCAGTTCCTCCTGGAGGTGCGCACGCAGCGCGCGGCGGTGCGGCCGCTGGAGTCGCGACTGGTGGCTCCGGGCAAGGTGGTGCCGCGCACGGACCGCTACGCGCAGGTGTCCGCGCCGGTGCCGGGCCGCGTGCTGGCGTCGGGCGCGTCGGTGCCGCTGGTGGGGCAGCGCGTGAAGCGCGGCGAGGTGCTGGCGCTGGTGCAGCAGAGCCTCTCCACCTCGGAGGCCACGGGCCTGTCGACGGGCTACATCCAGGCGGAGGCGGAGGTGTCCCGCGCGCAGGCGGCGCTGGAGCAGGCCCGGCGAGACCTCACGCGCTTGGAGTCACTGCAGGGCGTGGTGGCCGAGAAGGAAGTGCAGCAGTCACGGCTCTCCGCGAGCACGGCGGAGCAGGAATTGGGCCGCGCGAAGGCCGCGCGCGACGTGCTGTCCGGCGCGCGCCAGGGCCAGGGCACGGCGCGCTTCCCGCTGGTGGCGCCCATCGACGGCGTGCTGGTGGAGGCCCGGGCCACGGTGGGTGAGCAGGTGGATCCGGCGCGGCCCCTGTTCGCGGTGCTGGACGCCTCTGTCGTCTGGGTGGAAGCGCGCGTGTACGAGGGCGACGTGGCGCGGGTGGAGGGCGCATCCGGCGCGCTGGTGGGAACGCCCGCGTACGCGGGCCAGCACTTCGCGGCGCGGCTGTACCACGTGGGCCAACTTGTGGATGAGTCCTCGCGCAGCGTGCGCGTCCTGTTCGAGGCGGACAACCGGGACGGCCGGCTGCGGCCCGGCATGTTCGTGGACGTGGCCATCGGCGAGGGTGGCCGACGCGACGCGCTGGCGGTGCCCGCGGCGGCGGTGGTGGAGGAGGAGGGCCGCGCCTTCGTCTTCGTCCATACCGCGCCCGAGGCGTTCGAGCTGCGGCCGGTGGGGCTCGGTGGACGGGACGGCGAGTGGCGTGAGGTGCGCCAGGGCCTGAAGACGGGCGAGCGCGTGGTGGTGGGCGGCGTGGCGGCGCTGCGCATGGCGAGGGGAGGCGGCAGGTGA